The Thiorhodovibrio frisius genome segment ATGGCCCCGTGACCGAGGTTTCACCGCTGGCCAAGGGCAATGAAGACTCTTCTGACCAGGGCGACGAGCGCTCGGAGCGCCGTCCCCGCCACGACGATTCATCGGATGAAGAAGGCGAGGAAGAAGAGGAAGAGTGACACTGGAGTAGAGCGTGGCACTGGAGATTGAACGCTGGAGATCGAACCTTACGGAAGATCGACCAGAGAAGATTGACCAGCTGGCGCGACCTTCGTTCGCCGCGCTAACGCTCTTTTCAGCCTGCACTGCAAACTTCATCTGAAATACCCTGATTTTATTTTTGTTGCGATCAGCCAGTGATCGCGAACCCCATTGGTCACGAGGATTCTATTATGTCCCGTTTTTTTCGTCGCAAGCGCTATTGTCGGTTCACTGCCGAGGGAATTACCGAGATCGACTACAAAGACCTGAACCTGCTCAAGTCTTTCATCAGCGAATCGGGCAAGATCGTTCCCAGTCGCATTACCGGAACCTCGGCTCGTTATCAGCGTCAGCTCGCTGTCGCGGTCAAGCGCGCCCGATACCTGGCCCTGCTGCCTTACACCGATAGCCATTGATCAGGCGCCGGAGGGCGCCGGCTGCATTCGCGCCGCGTCCCATTGGCTCTGTTCATTCAAGAGGAATCTGTTGTGGATGTCATTTTGCTCAAAAAAGTCGCTGGCCTAGGTGCGCTTGGCGATAAGGTTTCCGTGCGATCCGGGTACGGGCGCAATTACCTGCTGCCGGGTGGTTTTGCTGTCTCAGCGACCGCAGACAATCTCAAAGCCTTCGAGGAACGTCGTGCCGAGCTTGAGCGCGAAGCAGCCGAGGCGCTGGCGGCGGCAGAGTCGCGCAAGGCCAAGCTCGATAGTCTGCGCGTGACCATCGGGCGTAAAGCGGGTGAGGAGGGTCGACTGTTCGGCTCGGTGGGTACGGCCGATATTGCCGAGGCGGTGAGCGAGGCAGCCAAGATCGAGGTCTTGCGCAGCGAGGTGCGTCTCCCCGACGGCCCCCTGCGCGCAGTCGGTGAGTTCAGTGTGAATTTGCGCCTGCACGCGGATCTGGACTGTGACGTGGTCATTGAGGTTGTTGCCGCAGATTGACGCCCGTCAGGAAAGCGCTTTTCCGTGAAATGAGGGTTTCATCCCTGGCGGTGGCTGCTAACCTGGGCGTTAGTGACGCAGGGCCGCCAGTGTATGCAATATTCTAATGTGAACAGGCGCGCGCGGGCAGGGGCTGGATTTGGCTAGTAATCCGGGCTGATCGCGGGTTTTTTCAAGCAACCGCGCCCGAGCGGCCGATGGCGAATTTTCAGACGCACCTTGGGGTGGGCACAGCCGTGGTGGGCACCGCTGCGCTTGCCATTCACACCCAGGGGCTGGCGGATTTTAGTCAGACACAATGGTTGTTGGCCTTGGGTGTAGCGGCCAGTCTGCTGCCCGACATTGACGCGGACGACTCGCGTCCAGTGCGCGCCTTTTTTGGGCTCTTGGGGCTGGTGCTTGGCTTTGTCATTGCAAGCCGTCTAAGAGACCATTTCCGCCTGTTGGAGCTCGCGCTGGTCTGGGCGGGCGTCTGGCTCTTGGTCAATTTTCCGCTGCGGCTGTTTTTTGCCCGACTGACCGTCCATCGCGGCAGCTTTCATTCCTTGCTGATGGCCCTTGCCATCGCGCTGTTCGTGGTAATCGGCGCAGATCGCTGGTTTGCCTTCGAGCCTGCATTTAGTTGGCTGGTTGGTGGTTTCGTTCTGCTCGGATACCTCACCCACCTGGTGCTGGATGAGATTGCCAGCGTCGATCTGCTCGGCAATCGCGTCAAGCGCTCGTTTGGAACCGCCATTAAACCGCTCAGTCTGCGCGCCTGGCCGCTGTCTCTGCTGCTACTCGGCCTAATTGGGGTCGGGGCTTTGCTCGTGCCTGATCCTGCCCCTCTGGTCCAATTTCTGCAACTTCCTGGTATCTTTGAGAGGTTGCCGGAGATGCTGCCCGCAAGTTTTGGCTAAAATGCGCATGGCCGGCTCTGGCGGATCGGGTCTCGGGGCCTCGTCATCGCTGCCGGTGACCATTCAGACTGACGCGCTCGCCTGCCATTCAAATACGCGCACCATAAGGAGGATACTCGCGAATGAAAGTTGCCGCCCCCACTGCTCTGGTGCTGGCTGTTGCCGGCTGGGCCCTCACTGTTTTTATCGGAAATACTTTGCTGTCAGGAATCCCGATTGAAGACCGGGCCTGCCAAACTGGCTGTATCCAGGGGCTGTTTTTCTCAGGCTTTGCTGTTGGCGCCATTGCCCTAATTCTTGCCGCATTGTCGGTGACAAAACCATCTGCGGGACGAATTGCCAGTTTTGCAGCATTGGCACTGGCCTTGCCGCTGTTTGCCATTTATGCCGGTATTGTTGTGATTGGCAATCTGGCCGCCTGATAGCTTAGGAGCCTAAAATTTTAGGGGTTGGTGCGCTGTTGTCAGCGCACCAACCCCAGATGTCACCCGGATGACCGTCATTTGCCGTGAAACAACTGCTTCATCCGCTAGGGTGGTGCCCAAAGGATGAACGTCAGGCGTGATA includes the following:
- a CDS encoding metal-dependent hydrolase — its product is MANFQTHLGVGTAVVGTAALAIHTQGLADFSQTQWLLALGVAASLLPDIDADDSRPVRAFFGLLGLVLGFVIASRLRDHFRLLELALVWAGVWLLVNFPLRLFFARLTVHRGSFHSLLMALAIALFVVIGADRWFAFEPAFSWLVGGFVLLGYLTHLVLDEIASVDLLGNRVKRSFGTAIKPLSLRAWPLSLLLLGLIGVGALLVPDPAPLVQFLQLPGIFERLPEMLPASFG
- the rpsR gene encoding 30S ribosomal protein S18 — translated: MSRFFRRKRYCRFTAEGITEIDYKDLNLLKSFISESGKIVPSRITGTSARYQRQLAVAVKRARYLALLPYTDSH
- the rplI gene encoding 50S ribosomal protein L9 produces the protein MDVILLKKVAGLGALGDKVSVRSGYGRNYLLPGGFAVSATADNLKAFEERRAELEREAAEALAAAESRKAKLDSLRVTIGRKAGEEGRLFGSVGTADIAEAVSEAAKIEVLRSEVRLPDGPLRAVGEFSVNLRLHADLDCDVVIEVVAAD